The following are encoded in a window of Danio aesculapii chromosome 12, fDanAes4.1, whole genome shotgun sequence genomic DNA:
- the LOC130238952 gene encoding C-terminal-binding protein 2-like, which yields MKTTQQHTRVKHFTTLNFICSAGRSGQAVAVRAKVFGFNVIFYDPYLQDGLERSLGVQRVYTLQDLLYQSDCVSLHCNLNEHNHHLINDFTIKQMRQGAFLVNTARGGLVDEKALAQALKEGRIRGAALDVHETEPFSFAQGSLKDAPNLICTPHTAWYSEQASLEMREAAATEIRRAITGRIPDSLRNCVNKEFFVSSGAWGLMEQQVHPELNGATYSHVNQSLQAITTGAAPQDKIIA from the exons atgaaaacgacccaacagcacacaagggttaaacacTTTACTACACTAAATTTCATTTGTTCTGCAGGTCGCTCAGGTCAGGCTGTCGCCGTCCGGGCCAAAGTGTTCGGCTTCAACGTGATCTTCTACGACCCGTACCTGCAGGACGGTCTGGAGCGCTCGCTGGGCGTTCAGCGCGTTTACACACTCCAGGACCTGCTGTACCAGAGCGACTGTGTGTCCTTGCACTGCAACCTGAACGAACACAACCACCACCTCATCAACGACTTCACCAtcaaacag atgcgTCAGGGGGCGTTTCTGGTGAACACAGCTCGCGGGGGTCTGGTGGATGAGAAAGCTCTCGCTCAGGCACTGAAGGAGGGCAGAATACGAGGAGCCGCTCTGGATGTGCACGAAACTGAACCCttcag ttttgcGCAGGGCTCTTTGAAAGACGCTCCTAATCTGATCTGCACTCCTCATACGGCCTGGTACAGTGAACAGGCGTCTCTGGAGATGAGAGAAGCAGCCGCTACAGAGATACGCAGAGCCatcacag GTCGTATTCCAGACAGTTTGAGGAACTGCGTAAATAAAGAGTTCTTTGTGTCGTCGGGTGCCTGGGGCCTGATGGAGCAACAGGTTCATCCTGAGCTCAACGGCGCCACCTAcag